Genomic segment of Acinetobacter larvae:
GATTTAGATTGGATTATCGGTCCGCCTTTAAAAGCTTCTTTGGCCAAGATTTTAGGTGTCGCTGAGCAGGATGACTTAGCCGAGCAGGCTTTGCTGGGCTATCGCGAACGTTTTGCCAGTATTGGTTTATATGAGAATGAAGTCTATGCCGATGTCGCAGTGACTCTGGCACAATTGCAGCAATCGGGTTATCAGCTGTTTTTAGCAACAGCAAAGCCGATCATTTATGCAAAACAGATTTTAGATCATTTTCATTTACTGCAATATTTCACGCAAGCTTATGGCAGTGAGCTCTCTGGGCTGCGAAGTCATAAAGCCGAGTTAATCGACTATATTTTACAACAAGAACAATTAAACCCAGCAGAATGCCTTATGGTCGGTGATCGTGAGCACGATATTTTTGCTGCACGCGCCCATGGGATTGATACTATTGCGGTCAATTATGGTTTTGGCAGTGAGGCAGAGTTGACTCAAGCTGCGCCACGTTATCGCATTGATCGTTTTGCCGAATTATGTGATGTCATGGCAGGCTTAACTGCATGAGTTTCGCTATAGGTCAAATGCCAGATTTAAAAATCAATCAAACGGGTAAAATTGCCTCATCTTCTTAGATGGGGTAGCTCAACAATAGCCATATTGACATATTTACTTACACCCTCGAGTGATTTTTCGCATGGAATCCATGATCTCTTTGATTTGTCTGTATAAGCTCCAGACGAAAAGAATGAACATGGAATAAAAACGTGCGCAGTTATCGCATTGACATCCTTCGAGCCATCGCCATTCTATTGGTATTGCTCCATCACTTTAATATTCCCTATAAATTGCACGATACCTTTTTAGGGGTAGAGCTTTTTGGGGAAAGTCTGAGTACGCTCTTGGCACGTAATGGGAATTATGGTGTCACACTATTTTTTGTGATTTCTGGTTTTTTAATTACCCAGCACAGTCTTCAGCGTAGTCAGGGTCAATTGGCCAATATTCAAGTTAAAAATTTCTATATTCGGCGCATCGCAAGGATCGTACCGTGTCTATTGCTTTTGGTGCTGATGGTCAGTGGCTTAGCTGCCCTAGAACTCAAACCGTTTATGAATCAAGCGCCAAATGATATAGCGGTCTCTTATGGGCTGACAGTTTTTGCAGCACTGAGTTTCTGGATGAATCTGTTGATTATCCAGTTTGGCTGGGTCAACTATGCGTTTGGGGTACTGTGGTCATTATCGGTTGAAGAAGTTTTTTATCTGATTTTTCCTATACTTTGTGTTTTGCTGCCGCGTGTCAAAGCCTTAGCCCTAGTACTCTTGGCGGTGATTTGTTATGCACCTTATTTTCGTGCGCTGCATTTTGGTGATGAAAATGGCGCTTATCTCTATCATTATTTTGCTAGCTTCGATGCCATTGCTATCGGTTGTTTAACTGCGCTGTGGGCACAGGCGAGACCTCGCAGCACGCAGCTGCCGTTTTATCTACAAGGCTTAGCCGTGATGATCATGCTCGGCGTGTATTTTTATGCACCGATTAAAGCGGTGAGTACTTGGAGTATGACGTTATTTGCTTTAGCGGCTG
This window contains:
- a CDS encoding HAD-IA family hydrolase encodes the protein MIKNILIDLDGTLTNPQTGITGSARYGLAKVGHVVDDQEDLDWIIGPPLKASLAKILGVAEQDDLAEQALLGYRERFASIGLYENEVYADVAVTLAQLQQSGYQLFLATAKPIIYAKQILDHFHLLQYFTQAYGSELSGLRSHKAELIDYILQQEQLNPAECLMVGDREHDIFAARAHGIDTIAVNYGFGSEAELTQAAPRYRIDRFAELCDVMAGLTA
- a CDS encoding acyltransferase family protein, which translates into the protein MRSYRIDILRAIAILLVLLHHFNIPYKLHDTFLGVELFGESLSTLLARNGNYGVTLFFVISGFLITQHSLQRSQGQLANIQVKNFYIRRIARIVPCLLLLVLMVSGLAALELKPFMNQAPNDIAVSYGLTVFAALSFWMNLLIIQFGWVNYAFGVLWSLSVEEVFYLIFPILCVLLPRVKALALVLLAVICYAPYFRALHFGDENGAYLYHYFASFDAIAIGCLTALWAQARPRSTQLPFYLQGLAVMIMLGVYFYAPIKAVSTWSMTLFALAAAVMVYAASLAKNPQQPHLVQRILVWIGQRSYEMYLFHLLILGIFKVFYVPKTTLPQEKLWLLLLYFIATFLLSAVIERYYARPLNGQIRQRWLSKD